A single region of the Pseudomonas sp. VD-NE ins genome encodes:
- a CDS encoding FtsX-like permease family protein, translating into MNVFRQTLRALLSHWRRHPVQFFSVLTGLWLATSLLTGVEALNSQARDSYARASQLIGGEPQASLSTPNGATFAQQWFVDLRRQGWPVSPLLQGRLLLKGFENQRLQLLGIEPVSLPADSAVAGQALPIERVVEFFTPPGSTWISPETLQALDLREGDTPQTVSGLRLPPLLAQKDMAPGVLLVDIGVAQTLLEQPGQLSRLLLPKDFHAELPAVFKGQLQLKSSGEENNLARLTESFHLNLDALGFLSFVVGLFIVHAAIGLALEQRRGLLRTLRACGVSARMLIFCLIVELGVLALIGGLFGVISGYWLASVLLPDVAASLRGLYGAEVAGQLRLSPWWWFSGIGLSLLGALLAGSNSLLRAARLPLLAVADPQAWHQQYARWLRRQAWLAALLVLIALVALIGGDSLASGFVLMAGLLIGAALALPVLLSALLNQLLGRSRSVLGQWFLADCRQQLPALSLALMALLLALAANIGAGSMTAGFRQTFDDWLEQRLSAELYINPSNPAQSREMYSWLKQQPNIAAILPNWQVAVTLQGWPAEVFGIIDHAHYRQHWPLLDSIGGDPWAHLATDDAVMLSEQLARRLKLQAGEHVAIPTPNGTWSPRIVGIYADYGNPKGHLLVNIHHLLRGWPQLTPNRFNLRIEPQNIPGLLAALQARFQLDDSRIVDQARLKGWSVQVFERTFAATAALNSLTLAVAGVALFISLLTQSQSRLGQLAPLWALGVTRRQLMLLNLGQTWLLAVLTLVLALPLGIALAWCLDAVINVQAFGWRLPLRVFPWQLLQLMGLALLATLLASAWPLYSLYRTQPADLLRTFAHED; encoded by the coding sequence GTGAACGTTTTCCGTCAGACCCTACGTGCGCTGCTCAGCCATTGGCGGCGCCATCCGGTGCAGTTTTTCAGTGTGCTGACCGGGTTGTGGCTGGCGACCAGTTTGCTTACCGGCGTCGAAGCGCTGAACAGTCAGGCGCGCGACAGTTACGCGCGGGCGAGCCAGTTGATCGGTGGCGAACCGCAGGCCAGTCTCAGTACGCCGAACGGGGCGACGTTCGCGCAGCAATGGTTCGTTGATCTGCGCCGACAGGGCTGGCCGGTGTCGCCGCTGTTGCAGGGTCGGTTACTGCTCAAGGGTTTTGAAAATCAGCGGTTGCAACTCTTGGGCATTGAACCGGTGTCGCTCCCCGCCGATTCGGCGGTGGCCGGGCAGGCGTTGCCGATTGAGCGTGTGGTCGAGTTTTTCACGCCGCCGGGCAGCACTTGGATTTCACCGGAAACCTTGCAGGCGCTGGATCTGCGTGAAGGCGACACACCGCAAACAGTTAGTGGACTGCGATTGCCACCGCTGCTCGCGCAAAAGGACATGGCGCCCGGCGTATTGCTGGTGGACATCGGCGTCGCGCAAACCCTGCTGGAACAACCCGGACAATTGTCGCGGCTATTGCTGCCCAAGGATTTCCACGCCGAGTTGCCTGCCGTGTTCAAGGGGCAATTGCAGCTCAAAAGCAGCGGCGAGGAAAACAATCTGGCGCGGTTGACCGAGAGTTTTCACCTCAATCTCGATGCGTTGGGATTTCTCTCGTTCGTGGTCGGCTTGTTCATCGTCCACGCCGCGATTGGCCTGGCTCTTGAGCAACGGCGCGGTCTGCTGCGTACGCTGCGCGCGTGCGGGGTCAGCGCGCGGATGTTGATCTTTTGCCTGATCGTTGAACTGGGTGTGCTGGCGCTGATCGGCGGGCTATTCGGCGTGATCAGCGGTTATTGGCTGGCGAGTGTCTTGCTGCCGGATGTCGCCGCCAGTCTGCGCGGTTTGTATGGCGCGGAAGTGGCGGGACAGTTGCGCCTCAGTCCTTGGTGGTGGTTCAGCGGCATCGGTTTGAGCCTGCTCGGCGCCTTGCTCGCCGGGTCCAACAGTCTGCTGCGCGCCGCCCGTTTGCCGTTGTTGGCCGTGGCGGATCCGCAAGCCTGGCATCAGCAATATGCGCGCTGGTTGCGTCGCCAAGCTTGGCTGGCAGCGCTGTTGGTCTTGATTGCCTTGGTGGCATTGATCGGCGGCGACAGTCTGGCCAGCGGTTTTGTCTTGATGGCCGGGTTGCTGATCGGTGCCGCATTGGCGCTGCCGGTGTTGCTCAGCGCGCTGTTGAATCAGTTGCTCGGGCGCAGTCGCTCGGTACTCGGCCAGTGGTTTCTCGCCGATTGCCGCCAGCAACTGCCGGCACTCAGTCTGGCGTTGATGGCGTTGCTCCTGGCGCTCGCCGCCAACATCGGCGCTGGCAGCATGACCGCCGGTTTTCGCCAGACCTTCGATGACTGGCTAGAACAACGCCTGAGCGCGGAACTGTATATCAACCCGAGCAATCCGGCACAGTCGCGGGAAATGTACAGCTGGCTCAAACAGCAGCCGAACATCGCGGCGATTCTGCCCAACTGGCAGGTCGCGGTGACTTTGCAGGGCTGGCCGGCCGAGGTGTTCGGCATCATCGATCACGCGCACTATCGCCAGCACTGGCCGTTGCTCGATTCTATTGGCGGCGATCCGTGGGCGCATCTGGCGACGGATGATGCGGTGATGCTCAGTGAGCAACTCGCCCGGCGTCTGAAACTGCAAGCGGGCGAACACGTGGCGATTCCGACGCCAAACGGCACTTGGTCGCCGCGCATCGTGGGCATCTACGCCGACTACGGCAATCCAAAGGGCCACTTGCTGGTCAACATCCATCATCTGCTGCGCGGCTGGCCGCAACTGACGCCGAACCGTTTCAATCTGCGCATCGAGCCGCAGAATATCCCGGGACTTTTAGCTGCTTTGCAGGCGCGCTTTCAACTCGATGACAGTCGCATCGTCGATCAGGCGCGGCTCAAGGGCTGGTCGGTGCAGGTTTTCGAACGGACCTTTGCGGCGACGGCGGCGTTAAACAGCCTGACGCTGGCGGTGGCGGGTGTGGCGCTGTTCATCAGCCTGCTGACGCAAAGCCAAAGTCGCCTCGGTCAACTCGCACCGCTGTGGGCGCTGGGCGTAACGCGGCGGCAATTGATGCTGCTAAATCTCGGGCAGACCTGGCTGCTGGCGGTACTGACGCTGGTGTTGGCATTGCCACTGGGGATCGCGTTGGCGTGGTGTCTGGACGCGGTGATCAATGTGCAGGCGTTTGGCTGGCGGCTGCCGTTGCGGGTGTTCCCGTGGCAATTGCTGCAGTTGATGGGGTTGGCGTTGTTGGCGACGTTACTGGCTTCGGCATGGCCGCTGTATTCGCTGTACCGCACGCAACCGGCGGACCTGCTGAGGACGTTTGCCCATGAGGATTAA